In Trichoderma asperellum chromosome 1, complete sequence, a single window of DNA contains:
- a CDS encoding uncharacterized protein (BUSCO:EOG092D12AA) — MSSPSTGGGASSPLPDARRSRFTYRQLAQLSTYSVTTPLRVIAHIDLDAFYAQCEMIRLGIPEDKPLAVQQWQGLIAVNYPARTWGIGRHCNITEAKKLCPDLIAQHVATWREGDDKWAYRDDAAANIVTDKVSLDPYRLQSRKILATIKESLPKDLQKVEKASVDEVFLDLSAQIHAELLRRFPELSSPPLSDDVSQHLPFPSAAALDWQNDNLIGLEEDEEAVDPDWDDVVILIGSEIVRRVRAQVREKLGYTCSAGIANNKLISKLGSAFKKPNEQTIIRSRAVMSFLTEIKVTKMRNLGGKLGDQVVSTFGTESIKELRDISLDQFKAKLGDETAIWFYNTIRGIDHSEVNSRTQIKSMLSAKSFRPSVKSSEQATKWLRIFAGDIYSRLVEEGILEHKRWPRTINLYHRHAGQTRSRGCPIPTGKPLDEQALFTLSKELLHQIAAEGDTWPCANLSLSVSGFEEGVKGNMGIGAFFKKRDETPPPLRSSNNTESENVAIEQPSKKPRLDKRSIERFFSKQNTASRQGSPHETQQLSIDKQQPEIADSSRFDQEQKEAGMSEAETNTSNHDLSGPEDPSYPTDLTCPRCKASFDDEVSLQSHEDWHFAKDIQDSERVKPAFPEQPATSRSHGPKGSVPASKRGRPRSKREQGQSKLRFG, encoded by the exons ATGTCTTCTCCATCGACTGGTGGCGGCGCATCGTCACCGCTTCCCGATGCTCGCCGTTCACGCTTCACGTACCGTCAGCTTGCCCAGCTGTCGACTTACAGCGTCACCACTCCTCTGCGTGTTATTGCCCACATAGATCTCGACGCCTTTTACGCACAGTGTGAGATGATCAGGCTCGGGATTCCGGAAGATAAGCCGCTCGCGGTTCAACAGTG GCAAGGTCTCATTGCCGTCAACTACCCAGCAAGGACATGGGGAATTGGGCGCCACTGCAACATCACAGAAGCCAAGAAACTGTGCCCGGATCTAATTGCACAACACGTTGCCACTTGGAGAGAAGGTGATGACAAGTGGGCATATCGAGATGACGCTGCCGCCAATATTGTAACGGACAAAGTATCCCTCGACCCCTATCGCTTGCAATCAAGGAAGATCCTTGCAACTATCAAAGAATCCCTTCCAAAAGACCTGCAAAAAGTAGAAAAGGCAAGCGTCGATGAGGTCTTCCTGGATCTCTCAGCCCAAATCCATGCCGAGCTTTTACGCCGCTTTCCCGAGTTGTCAAGTCCGCCTCTATCCGACGACGTGTCTCAGCATCTCCCTTTTCCATCCGCCGCAGCTTTAGATTGGCAAAATGATAATCTTATTGGccttgaggaagacgaggaagccgTCGACCCCGACTGGGACGACGTAGTCATACTGATTGGCTCCGAAATCGTTCGCCGTGTTCGAGCTCAAGTGCGGGAAAAGCTAGGATATACATGTTCTGCTGGCATTGCCAACAACAAGCTGATTAGCAAGCTGGGCTCGGCTTTCAAGAAGCCAAATGAACAGACGATTATAAGAAGCCGAGCGGTAATGTCATTTTTAACGGAGATCAAAGTGACCAAGATGCGTAATCTCGGAGGTAAGCTGGGAGATCAAGTCGTTTCTACGTTTGGCACAGAGAGTATCAAAGAGCTTCGTGATATCTCGTTGGATCAATTCAAAGCAAAACTTGGCGATGAAACTGCCATTTGGTTCTACAACACTATTAGGGGCATCGATCATAGCGAGGTCAACTCGCGAACACAGATCAAATCTATGCTTTCAGCCAAGTCTTTTCGTCCATCGGTAAAGTCCTCCGAACAGGCAACCAAATGGCTAAGGATTTTTGCCGGCGATATTTACTCCCGTTTGGTGGAAGAAGGCATACTGGAACATAAGCGATGGCCACGTACAATCAATCTTTATCACCGTCACGCTGGGCAAACCCGCAGCAGGGGATGCCCAATCCCCACCGGAAAGCCTCTAGATGAGCAAGCTCTTTTTACCCTTTCCAAAGAGCTGCTTCATCAAATTGCTGCCGAGGGCGACACCTGGCCCTGTGCCAACTTGAGCTTGAGCGTTAGTGGGTTCGAGGAAGGCGTCAAGGGTAACATGGGGATTGGTGCTTTTTTCAAAAAAAGGGACGAGACCCCTCCTCCATTACGATCTTCCAATAATACCGAGTCTGAGAATGTGGCTATAGAGCAGCCGAGCAAGAAGCCCCGACTGGATAAGCGCAGTATCGAGCGATTCTTTTCCAAACAAAACACTGCTAGTCGTCAAGGCTCTCCCCATGAGACACAGCAGCTGAGCATCGATAAGCAGCAACCTGAGATTGCCGATTCTTCTAGGTTTGATCAAGAACAGAAAGAAGCGGGCATGTCGGAGGCGGAAACCAATACATCTAATCACGACTTGTCAGGCCCAGAAGATCCATCATATCCCACGGACCTGACCTGTCCCAGATGCAAAGCTAGCTTCGACGACGAGGTGTCGCTACAGAGCCACGAAGACTGGCACTTTGCCAAAGATATCCAGGATAGCGAACGTGTCAAGCCCGCATTTCCCGAGCAGCCAGCCACTTCCCGCAGCCATGGCCCGAAAGGCTCTGTCCCTGCTTCTAAACGTGGGCGCCCAAGATCAAAGCGCGAGCAGGGGCAAAGCAAGCTCAGGTTTGGATGA
- a CDS encoding uncharacterized protein (EggNog:ENOG41), protein MASILPGRVTEKRMMQIRAKSKLREKLVQVIEKTEEQLEIVHEQIDLLRQRRSEIDRQIITYDQRLRLRGEIQDSIAAREIEAEQLREQLAVAIHELKDYDDMIQSRAPKHSHSTTIEEEYRY, encoded by the coding sequence ATGGCATCCATTTTACCGGGCAGAGTCACGGAGAAACGCATGATGCAGATCCGCGCCAAATCCAAGCTACGAGAGAAGCTCGTACAGGTAATAGAGAAGACCGAAGAACAGCTGGAGATTGTGCACGAGCAAATCGACCTCCTAAGACAGAGAAGATCGGAAATCGACCGGCAAATCATCACCTATGATCAGAGACTGCGTCTAAGAGGCGAGATACAGGACAGCATCGCTGCCAGAGAAATCGAAGCTGAACAACTAAGAGAGCAGCTCGCCGTAGCGATCCATGAGCTGAAAGATTACGATGACATGATACAGAGTAGGGCACCAAAACATTCGCATTCGACCACTATAGAAGAGGAATATCGGTACTGA
- a CDS encoding uncharacterized protein (TransMembrane:4 (i21-44o50-72i195-214o226-254i)) produces the protein MPRPHHSTRAETRWAVRIIPLFIVAILGVATYSVVARLCIDYLYNEKHQSGVVTAFLVLYFLFFLLMAAAYLRTFFTTQLNPGLVPLPPREQTEREAAEKLRKRRHKRNRDVEESAYTPPDPNPDSPGLEAFYSKDVFVCEVDGRPKWCSECQQWKPDRSHHSSDLGRCVRKMDHFCPWVGGMVSETSFNFFTQFCFYTGLFCAVNLAVGAYSFRQHQQDGDPTDGWALAVIVLACVFGTFTFGMALTSIRFIFLNTTNVDMLKRSNVVVLAVRIPLSTPPSIKYPVIVYPLRGPPHRPGSDGQPPSSQYGTVSARDQQAERKFAILRTKPRENPWNLGLRENWKSIMGDNIIEWLLPIRHSPCCNHESMESDYKLGPLISRLRKRYGAPELETPTRSGHAIELQDRTGRRASD, from the exons ATGCCGCGTCCGCATCATAGCACTCGCGCTGAGACGCGTTGGGCGGTGCGAATCATTCCTTTGTTCATCGTTGCGATTCTAGGCGTGGCCACCTACAGCGTGGTTGCGAGACTCTGCA ttGATTACCTTTACAATGAAAAACATCAGTCCGGCGTTGTCACGGCGTTCCTCGTCCTCTATTTCCTATTCTTCCTGTTAATGGCCGCGGCCTATCTACGAACATTCTTTACAACCCAACTAAACCCGGGCCTCGTCCCCTTACCTCCCCGAGAGCAAACCGAGCGCGAAGCCGCCGAGAAGCTGCGAAAGCGAAGACACAAGCGCAACCGAGATGTCGAAGAGAGTGCCTACACCCCTCCCGACCCAAACCCGGACAGCCCGGGGCTGGAAGCCTTCTACAGCAAGGACGTTTTCGTGTGCGAGGTCGACGGCCGTCCTAAGTGGTGTTCAGAGTGCCAGCAGTGGAAGCCCGATCGCTCGCATCATTCGAGCGACCTGGGCCGTTGTGTGAGGAAGATGGACCATTTCTGCCCATGGGTTGGTGGCATGGTCTCTGAGACAT CCTTCAATTTCTTTACGCAATTCTGCTTCTACACTGGCCTCTTTTGCGCCGTCAACCTGGCCGTGGGAGCGTATTCTTTCCGGCAACACCAACAGGATGGAGATCCAACCGACGGATGGGCACTCGCTGTCATCGTTCTAGCTTGCGTCTTTGGTACCTTTACGTTTGGTATGGCGCTTACTTCGATTCGATTCATCTTCCTAAACACCACAAACGTCGACATGCTTAAGAGGTCGAATGTGGTCGTCTTGGCCGTCCGCATCCCCTTGTCCACTCCTCCATCAATTAAATATCCAGTCATTGTATACCCTCTTCGGGGGCCGCCGCACCGTCCTGGATCCGATGGCCAGCCGCCTAGTAGCCAGTACGGCACCGTCTCTGCCAGAGATCAGCAGGCAGAGCGAAAGTTTGCCATCCTGCGCACGAAGCCGCGAGAAAACCCGTGGAATCTGGGCTTGAGAGAAAACTGGAAGTCCATCATGGGAGACAATATCATAGAGTGGCTGCTCCCCATTCGTCACTCGCCGTGCTGTAACCACGAAAGCATGGAGAGCGATTACAAGCTTGGGCCTCTGATATCCAGATTGAGGAAACGATATGGAGCTCCCGAGCTCGAAACTCCCACTCGCAGTGGACATGCCATCGAATTGCAGGATAGAACTGGCCGGCGCGCCAGTGATTGA
- the HFB1 gene encoding hydrophobin (EggNog:ENOG41~SECRETED:SignalP(1-16)), with the protein MKFFTAAALFAAVAIAGPVEVRTGGGSICPDGLFSNPQCCDTQLLGIIGLGCEVPSQTPRDGADFKNICAKTGDQALCCVLPIAGQDLLCQAAVGAA; encoded by the exons ATGAAGTTCTTCACTGCCGCCGCTCTCTTTGCCGCCGTTGCCATTGCTGGCCCTGTTGAAGTTCGCACCGGAGGCGGTAGCATCTGCCCTGACGGCCTCTTCAGCAACCCCCAGTGCTGTGACACCCAGCTCCTCGGCATTATCGGCCTTGGCTGCGAAGTCC CCTCCCAAACCCCCCGTGACGGTGCCGACTTCAAGAACATTTGTGCCAAGACTGGCGACCAGGCTCTTTGCTGCGTTCTCCCCATC GCCGGCCAAGATCTTCTCTGCCAGGCCGCTGTCGGTGCCGCCTAA